CACCATTCGCATCATCGCCGGCTCCGCAGCCTCGGGCGTGCCCGTATCCACCTGGCTCGGCAGCTTCAGCATCTTCTTCTTTCTCTCGCTCGCTCTGGTCAAGCGCTTCGCCGAGCTCGAAAACCTCAGTGAGCGCGGCGGCTCCACCGTCGGCGGCCGCGGCTACCACGTCTCCGACATCGAGCAGCTTCGCAGCTTCGGTTCCGCTAGCGGCTTCGCCTCCGTCGTCGTCCTCACCCTCTACATCTCGACCCTCGAAGCGGCCCAGCTCTACCACCACACCCGGCGACTCTGGCTTCTCGTTCCCGTCCTTATCCTTTGGATCATGCGTCTCTGGCTCCAGGCCTCTCGCGGCCAGCTCAACGAAGACCCCGTCGTCTACGCCATCACCGACCGCCGCAGCCTTCTCCTGGGCGTCCTCGTAGCCCTCATCGTCCTCTCCGCCCTCTAGCGCCCAGCCCCAAAGGATCGGGTGCCCCATTCATCGCAGTCTCATCGCGATGAGTGGGAATGTGTACCCTTCCCAGCCTCGCTCTTGCATTTGCTCAGTCAGCTGGTCTTGACTGCTCACAGAAGACGTCATCTCGACCGAAGCAGCTCACAGTCTCATCGTGAGCTGCGCAGCGGAGAGATGCCCGTATTTCGTCTTCGCGCCCCACTCCAACCAGAGTCACTAACTCAAGGCTCCTGATAAACACCTCCTCCACCCCCCAAACGCCCTCAAGTTGCCATTTACGAACTACTTATGCGCGACTCAATAGCATGGGCATAGAAGTCAGAAGGGAGGCATGCAAAATGCCCAATGTGCATGGTATCGAGTTCAATGCAAATCAGTCGGAGCTCGTCAAGGACCTGATTCGTGAACTCCTCAAAGATGGGAGCTGCGCCGTATCGCGCTGCGCAACATGAAGCCGAACGGCGAACTCAGGATGGCGACCACGCCGCCCACTCCGAACCCAAGGCAGGTCGGTGGAGTCTTCCTCAGGATTCGTCCCGGGATTAATCAAGCAACCATCGTCCGTCCGATGAACGCCAAGGCCGGCGATCCGCTCACCAAGTTGGCCAAGCTAACTCAGGCCGAGACGCTCGAGATGATTCGCATCTGGCGGAAAGAGACCAAATCCGGTCCTATCCTGATAAAGTCGGCAGCCCCCGGGGGCAAGGGCATCAATCCTTCAGCCCCCGGCCAGGCCAACCAGCCAGGCGTCTAGTGGACCACCCTAAACGGCCCTGATCGCTCGAGGCAAAGCCAGGCATCAGGGCCATTCTTCACCCTCCCGTCGCGTCGCTCGATCGCAAACACTCACCGATCAGCCTTTCATTTACTCTGAATAGGAAATGTCCGACGAAATCACAGCCTTACAGCACTTCGACGACGCCTCCCTCGACACCGCCTTCGCCACGCTTGCCGACGAGGTCCGCACCGAAACTGCCTCCCTGAACGACCCCGAAGCCTTCCGCCTACACTGGCTAGGCCGCAAGCAGGGCCGCCTCAAGCTCATCAGCGAAGCCTGGCTAAAATCCGCGCCACCCGAAGCCAAAAAGGCCCTCGGCATCCGCTTCAACCAACTCAAGCAGCAGATCGAAGCCGCCCTCGAGGCCCCCGCCGCGTCGAAAGCCGAAGCAGCAGTGCAGGGAATCGACATCACCCTCCCCGGCACCCTCCGCGCCCCCGGCATCCCCCACCCGCTCTTGAAAACCATGCACGAGATCGTCTCCGTCTTCCATCATCTCGGCTACAGCACCAACCTTGGCCCCCAGGTCGAGTCCGACTTCTACAACTTCGAAGCCCTCAACTTCCCCGAAAACCACCCCGCCCGCGACACCCAGGACACCCTGGTCATCGCCAACCAGCACAAGCGCCCAAGCCGCGACCGCCTGCTCATGCGCACCCACACCAGCCCCGTTCAGATCCGCACCATGATCGCGCAGGCACCGCCCATCCGCATCGTCATCCCCGGCAAGGTCCACCGCAACGACGCCGCCGACGCCACCCACTCCCCCATCTTCCATCAGATCGAAGGCCTCTGCGTCGACACCAACATCACCTTCTCGGATCTTAAGGGAACGTTAGACCACGCCATGAAGGCCCTCTTCGGCTCCGACCTCAAAACCCGCTTCTTCCCCTCCTTCTTCCCCTTTACCGAACCGAGCGCCGACGTACAAATCTCCTGCATCTTCTGCGGAGGCAAGGGCTGCCGCAAGTGCAAACACAGCGGTTGGATCGAGCTCCTCGGCTGTGGCATGGTCGACCCCGCCGTCTTCGCCGCAGTCACTGCCGAGCGTCGAAAAATAAACCCCGCGGACGACGCCTATAACCCCCAAAAGATCACCGGCTTCGCCTTCGGCATGGGCGTCGAGCGCATCGCCATGATGCTCCACGGCGTCTCCGACATAGGCCACTTCTACTCCGGCGACATGCGCTTCCTCGAGCAATTCGCCTAACCCAACCCCGAGCAACGCGAGGGCCGGGGGGAGTTTGTATCACCCAAACAAGGTATACAAGTCACGAAGTGACCGCCCTCCGCGCAGGCGGCCCGTCCGGCAGGACAAAAGTTCTTACCCCCGAAAAGCCCGTCGAAACTCCCGAGGAGTCTGCCCCTTCAACCCCTTGAACTGCCGATTGAAGTTAGCCAGATTCCCATACCCCACCTCATCCGCGATCACCGCAATCGGCTTCTCGCTATTCAGCAGCAGCGCACAAGCATGCCCCACCCGCAGATGCGCGACATACATGCCCAACGTCATCCGCGTCTGCCGCTTGAACAGCCGATGCAGCGAGCTCCGACTCAGCGCCCCAACCTTCACCAGCCTCTCCACCACCATCTCATCGCGATAGTGCGCGTGCAGATGCGAGATCACTCTCCCGATCCGCTCCTCGGTAGCCTCCGCAAAGCTCTCGCTCTGATTGGCCTCCGAGGCCAGGGGCTCGCTCCCCGCATCCTCCGCCAGCAGTAAAAGAACATTCAGCAATCCAGTCAGCCGAGGCCCCGCCCTCTGCTCAACCATCGCGCAGATAATCTCCCGAGCCTTTGCCCGCACCGGCTCAGAAAACGTCAGCGCCCGCGATGACCGCTCCAGCAGCCGGCGAATCGCCCTCGGCTCCACATGCGGATCGATCATCCCCTTCACAAACGCATCGCTGAACCAAAGCACCAGCGCCTGATGCTCCCTCTCCTTACACACATCCTCACTCGAGCACCAAGTATGCGGAATCTTCGGCCCAATCAGCACCAGATCCCCATCGTCATACCGCGAGATGTTGTCCCCAATGAACCTTTGCCCGCGACTATTCAGCGTCAGCGTCAGCTCATACTCGCTGTTGTAGTGCCACTCAAACGGAATCGCAGGCAGCCGCCGATCGAACAACACCCACGAAGAGTCCTTCGACGTCTTAATATGCTCTAGAAACGGCTTCATCCCACCCCCAAATCAAAAAAAGTTCGTCATCTCGACCGAAGCGACGGACAGTTTTATCGTCCGTCGCGCAGTGGAGAGACCCCCGTATTTGCTTTTGCCATTGCCATTGCCATTGCCATTGCCATTGTCGTTGCCATTGTCGTTGCTTGTCTCTCCGTCTCAAAGCCGACGCAATTATAGCCACAACACCCGCCCGCGTGAGACTCCAGTACCAGTATTTGGCACCCAAAGCCAACAACTCCCCCTCGCGCCGCTCTAAAGTTCTCTCGTACGCAACCCGCGCAAAGGATCGAAACCCAAATGAAAACCCAAATCGCAGTCCTCGAACACAACGTCGTCGGCAAGCCCGGCGAAAACAGCCTCAACATCGAAGTCGCCCGCCAGCCCCTCCGCGAGATCAAGAAAAAGCTCCCCCTCCGCGTCCTCTCGCAAGCCGACTTCGACCACTGGCAGACCTACGGCTACGTCGTCGTCCGCCAGGCCGTCCCCTCCGCCAACGTCGAGCGCACCCGCAACTTCCTCTGGGAGTTTCAGGAGATGGACCCCAACGACATCTCCACCTGGAACGCCGCCCAGCTCCGTAACCACGCCATGAAGGAGCTCAACAACAGCGGCATGGTCGAGGTCTACAACCACCAGGTCCTCTGGGACAACCGTCAGGAGCCTAGCGTCTACGACGCCTTCGTCGACATCTGGGACGACGAGCGTCTCTGGGTCACCATCGACCGCGCCAACCTCAACACCCCCAACCGCAGCGGCCGCGCCTTCGCCGGCTTCATCCACAACGACGTCGACACCACCCTCGACCCGCTCCCCGTCAACGTTCAGGGCGTCCTCTCGCTCGTCGACACCGACGAATCCACCGGCGGCTTCCAGTGCGTCCCCGAGCTCTTCCGCAACTTCGAAGCCTGGAAGAAGACCCAGCCCGCCGACCGCGACGGCTTCAAGCCCGACATCGCCCCCTACGAACTAACCCCTGTCCCCATGAAGGCCGGCGACCTTCTCATCTTCAACAGCCTGCTCACCCACGGCATCCGCCCCAACACCTCCGAAGACAAAGCCCGCGTCGCCCAGTACATTTCAATGACTCCAGCCGACGGAGGCAACGAGGAGATACGCCAGCGCCGCATCGACTCCTGGCGCGAACGCCGCGCCCCCGAGGGCTTCGCGTTCCCCGGCGACCCCCGCGAGTGGGAGCGCACCAAATACAAGACCGCGGAACTAACCCCCCTGGGCCGCCAACTCCTCGGCCTCGACTCCTGGTAGACGCACCGCATCAACATCCTATAACCGCCGTTCCTGCAGTTGCTGTCGCCTAAACCCAACACAAAACATTGGCTGGGAAAGAACCCTCTTTCTAGCCAGCTCTTGCCGTTGCGGTTGTCGTTGCTGTTGTTTGCAGCTGTCCCTTCTTCCCAAAGCAAAAAACGTCATCTCGACCGAAGCGACGGACAGTCTCACCGTCCGTCGCGCAGTGGATTGCAGCCACATCTCTTAGTTGCAGCGAACCGATTCATGCTGCGGTATCCGTCAAGACCCCCGCATTTGCCGTTGCTTTTTTTGGTCATTCCGCACCCTGAGCGAAGTCGAACGGGGGAGGAAGCTGCGGTTAAAACCTCAACTACTCCGCCCCCAACCCAGCCCGCAAACTCTCGAGATTCTGCGGATGCACCCGAATCACCCCACCCCGCGGACTATCGATATCCGCGATCAAAAAGAACGCCACCGCCACCACCACCGGAAGCACCATAAACAGCCTTGGCTCCATCTGCCGAGCCCCATACCCCAGCAGCCCATTGCAAAAAATTGCAATCGCAAACATCAGGCACCACGCGGCCACCGGAATCCGATTCCACCAGGCCGCCTGTGTGTACCCCTGCGAGTTCAGCACATCGTTCATCCCACCCACCGCCAGCGCAATCACCGGCGAAGGCTGCGCCATCGCAGGCTTCGAAGCCGCCGCCCAAAGCTCCCCCTGCACCCGCGCCGTATCCAAATCGATCTGCCGAAGATCCCCCGGGTCCCGCGTCTTGTAAAACCGAATCCGCAGATCCGTATACTGCCTCAGCAGCGCCCGCACCTCGGCCCTCTCCGCCGCCGGCAGCAGATCCGCCCTCACATACTCGGTCCCAATCGCATTCGCCTCGGCCTCTTCGTAGGTCTTGCGCTGGTCGTAGCGCCCCGTCGCCATCGAAAAGCTGAAACCGATAATCAGCCCCAGCAGCGTCAGCGTCGCCGCCAGCACCACGCCAAAGTCGGTTCGCAGCTCGTCCGTCAGATCACGCCGCCGCTGGCTGATCCATCCACCCATCCACGCCGCGAACCATAAAAGAACAAATGCAGTTACAAATACCAACCAGGGATAGTCCAAAGGATTCCTCACGCGCCGCTCTCCAAGATCCGCAGCCTAGCTCCGGCTCTTCATCGCCGCACCAAAGAAACCAAACAGCAGATGCAGCACCGCCAGCGCCAGCGCCCCAAGAAACGCCGCCTTGAACGTCGTCACCGCAAACCCCGGTACAAACTTGCTCGAGAACCACAGAATCACTGCATTCACGACGAGAAAAAATATCCCGAACGTAAGAATGCTCAGCGGCAGCGTAATGATCTTCAGTAGCAACCCGATCGTCGCGTTGAACAACCCAATCACCACCACCGCAATCAGCGCCGACATGAAGTTATTCACGTCGAAACCCTGAACAAAGTGCGCCACCACCAGCAGCGCCACGGCACTCAAAACCCAATGTAGAAGCAAGCGAAGCATCGTCTATCCTCGTCCAAAGAAATGTTCAAAAAATGTTCAGAAAAACGTCCAGCGAAGATTTGATACCGGAGTAGCGACCAGCATATCCGACGCCACCCACCCACGCCACAAATTCCTCAATCGAAAACTGAATTACTTCGCCACTTCGTGGTCATAGCTGATCACCCGCGAGACCTTCCACGCCCCATCCTTGTACTGCCACAGGAGAATGAACTTCGCCTCTCCCACCACATCATGATCCTGCGTCCCGGGATGGTAAAACCGATGTACTCCAATCTCCACCGCGCCATACCCATGCAACGGATACACCTCGAGCGATCCCTCCACCAGCTTCCGCGTCACCTTCCCGCAGATATTATTTTTGATCGCCTCCAGAAACACCTGCTTCCCCACCGCAAGCCCCGTCTTGTCGTGATAAAACTCCAGATCATCCACCACCAGCGTGCTCAGCTTGTCGAGGTTGCATGTGTTGTAAGCGTCGAACAGCTCTTTATCCAGCGTCGCAATCGCCGTCGTCAACTCCTGCTGACTCTTGATATCCGCCAAAGCCGGAACCGCCTGCCCCCACCCGCGAGCCCCCACTCCGCACAACACAATCGCCAACACGAAAGCCGATAGCTTCTTCATAGCCGTTCTCCTCGACTGGAATCGAAACACCACCCAGTACGCAACAACGAGGCAGAATGTTCGCGTCCTACGAGTGAGAGCGCAAAGAAACAAAACCGTTATCCAAGTCAACTGCGGAATCACCGCCCCGCCGGCGTCACCCCAATCGTCTTCATCCACTCATCCACCAGGTCCGGCCACCCCGTTACCGGAAGCTTCGTCCGCCGCAGCCCATACCCATGCCCGCCCTCGGCATACACATGCAACTCCGCCGGAACACCCGCGCCCTTCAGCGCCAGAAAGTACTCCACCGCATTCTCCACATGCACCGTATCATCCTCCGCCTGCACCAGAAACGTCGCCGGCGTGTCCCTGGTCACCGGAATATCCGCGCTGAACTTCATCCCATTCTCCGGGTCCGCCAGATACCCCGGATACACCACCACCGCAAAGTCCGGCCTGCAGCTCCTCTCATCCGCCGCATCCACCCTGGCGTACAGCCTCGTCCCATAGTGCGTACTCACCGACGCCGCCAGATGCGCACCCGCCGAAAACCCCAGCACCCCAATCTTCTTCGCATCCACCTTCCACTCCGCCGCATGCTCCCGCACCAACCCCACCGCCCTCTGCGCATCCTCCAGCGCCTCGTCCGACTTCGGATAAGGCCCCGTCTCCGGCACCCGATACTTCAGCAGAAAGCAAGCCACGCCCCGCGAGTTCAGCCACTCGCACACCTCGGTCCCCTCCAGATCCATTGCCAGAATCTTGTACGCGCCCCCCGGAAACACCACGACCCCAGCCCCATTGCCCGCGCCCTTCGGCTCATACACCGTCAGCGAAGGTACCGACACATTCCCCACCCGCGCCACCCATCTTCCCGCCATCTGCGGACTAGCCGCCGTCGAGGTCTCCGCCTCCGGCCCCGTCGTCGTATTCGGCCCAGGCGCCCCCTGCGGCCAAAGCGTCACCACCGCATGCTCAGCCCCCGCAGGCCAACTCGTAGACTGCGCCCACCCCACCTCACAACCCACCACCAACAAAAATCCCGCCAGCACTCGCCGCATCCGAAGAATCCTCCCAAGTCACCCAGTCATCATCGCTGGCAGCTTTGCCATAAGCAAGCCGTCGGGCGCACCCAGGATTTGGCTCAGTTTTTCCCTTAAGCAGAAGTTGTCGGCGGAGTCCGCTTCTTAAACCTAAACGCCCTCAACGCCTTGAACGCGCGCTTCACGCCCGACCGAAACTCATCGGGATTCATCTTCTCCGGTCTTACAGGCTCTTGCGGAACCACCGGTCCACCATCAGCCCCTCCCGGCTCCGGAGGCTTCTCCTTCCGCTCTCTCATCCGCGAATCCAGGCTTCCCGCCAGCACAACCAGCGACCCCATCAGCGCGAACCCCGACTTGAAATCGATCCACGCCATCTCAGTCCGCCGTCCTTATTACCGCCGCGCTCCCAAGAATCCATACCGCAATCCCGTAGTACCAGCTGTGCCTCTGAACCAGGCCGTCGGGAATCACCGCCTTCGTCGCCTCGCTATGGAGCATCGTGCTGATCACCCCAAACTCGAACGAAACCATGACGATGTATGCGATCACAAACCCAACCGACAATATGTCCCAGATCGTCTTCTTGCGGATCATCACGTATCGTCCCAGACTGTCTCCAACCAGTGCCACACAGATCAGGAAAACATCTCCTCGTTCGATCGCCTCTTTGAACCCGCGGGCCGTTTTGCTTAGATCATCCCCCGTCAGGGCAAAGACAAGCGGAATCATCGCAAACGCAAAACCAAAGATCCCCCACACCAGCAGTCCCTTCCACGGCAGTGTGCTCAGCGTGAGCGTCCTCATGCACGTTATTGTGCTCCGAATTGTCGCCAGAAAATAAGTTTTTTTGGTTCCTCTCCATCGCAGGACAATCTCAGTCTGCACAGGTTTGCGTCTTACCTGCCTTACCGAACCCATCCCCGACAGCCGCAACATTTAGACTAAAACCGTCCAACATGAAACTCCCGAATCTCGAATATGTGCGGTACGGCCCGCGGTTACAACGTAGACGCGCTCCTTCCTCCTATCACGGGATGTCTCTCCAGTCCGCAGGAGGCAAGCGATGAGAACAAGGCATTTTCGAGATCTTCTGGTATGGCAGAAGGCGATGTTTTTGACCAAAGAGGTTTATCGGTACACAGCAACTCTGCCAAAAAGTGAAATCTTCGGCCTGCAAAGCCAGATGAGGCGCGCCGCCGTCTCGATTCCCAGTAACATTGCAGAAGGACATGGCAGACTCAGCGACCATCTACTCAGAGTCTTTCTCGCACAGGCCCGAGGCTCGCTCTACGAACTCGAAACACAAATTCAACTTTGCCACGATCTGGATTTCATTCCGCCGGACGCGGTAAAAGATCTCTTCGAACTTTGCAACGAAGTAGCCAGAATGATCAACGGCCTACTCAAAACCCTAAAGCCCAAGGACATCAAACAACACGCCAGCTAGCTGACGCGCCGCTAACTAGCTAACTAGCTGACTTGCTGACTCGCTAACTTATGAACATCATCACACCATGGCTCCGCACCTACGTCCCCAACATTCCGGTCGATGATCACAAGCTCGCCGAAGACCTCACACTCCGCGGCATCGCCGTAGAGGGCATCCACGATCTCGGCAAATCCGCTGATGGAAAGTCCAACGGCCACCTCTTCGAGATGGACATCACCACCAACCGCGTCGACGCCATGAACCACTTCGGCATCGCCCGCGAGGCCGCCACCATCTACAACCTGCCGCTGGCCCCCCTCAACCCCAAACTCCCTATCGGCACCTTGGTCGACGCCCCATTCCCCGTCCGCATCGCCTCCGAAGCCACAGGCCTCTGCGGCCG
This sequence is a window from Edaphobacter lichenicola. Protein-coding genes within it:
- the pheS gene encoding phenylalanine--tRNA ligase subunit alpha, which codes for MSDEITALQHFDDASLDTAFATLADEVRTETASLNDPEAFRLHWLGRKQGRLKLISEAWLKSAPPEAKKALGIRFNQLKQQIEAALEAPAASKAEAAVQGIDITLPGTLRAPGIPHPLLKTMHEIVSVFHHLGYSTNLGPQVESDFYNFEALNFPENHPARDTQDTLVIANQHKRPSRDRLLMRTHTSPVQIRTMIAQAPPIRIVIPGKVHRNDAADATHSPIFHQIEGLCVDTNITFSDLKGTLDHAMKALFGSDLKTRFFPSFFPFTEPSADVQISCIFCGGKGCRKCKHSGWIELLGCGMVDPAVFAAVTAERRKINPADDAYNPQKITGFAFGMGVERIAMMLHGVSDIGHFYSGDMRFLEQFA
- a CDS encoding four helix bundle protein yields the protein MRTRHFRDLLVWQKAMFLTKEVYRYTATLPKSEIFGLQSQMRRAAVSIPSNIAEGHGRLSDHLLRVFLAQARGSLYELETQIQLCHDLDFIPPDAVKDLFELCNEVARMINGLLKTLKPKDIKQHAS
- a CDS encoding phage holin family protein: MLRLLLHWVLSAVALLVVAHFVQGFDVNNFMSALIAVVVIGLFNATIGLLLKIITLPLSILTFGIFFLVVNAVILWFSSKFVPGFAVTTFKAAFLGALALAVLHLLFGFFGAAMKSRS
- a CDS encoding nuclear transport factor 2 family protein; protein product: MKKLSAFVLAIVLCGVGARGWGQAVPALADIKSQQELTTAIATLDKELFDAYNTCNLDKLSTLVVDDLEFYHDKTGLAVGKQVFLEAIKNNICGKVTRKLVEGSLEVYPLHGYGAVEIGVHRFYHPGTQDHDVVGEAKFILLWQYKDGAWKVSRVISYDHEVAK
- a CDS encoding phytanoyl-CoA dioxygenase family protein encodes the protein MKTQIAVLEHNVVGKPGENSLNIEVARQPLREIKKKLPLRVLSQADFDHWQTYGYVVVRQAVPSANVERTRNFLWEFQEMDPNDISTWNAAQLRNHAMKELNNSGMVEVYNHQVLWDNRQEPSVYDAFVDIWDDERLWVTIDRANLNTPNRSGRAFAGFIHNDVDTTLDPLPVNVQGVLSLVDTDESTGGFQCVPELFRNFEAWKKTQPADRDGFKPDIAPYELTPVPMKAGDLLIFNSLLTHGIRPNTSEDKARVAQYISMTPADGGNEEIRQRRIDSWRERRAPEGFAFPGDPREWERTKYKTAELTPLGRQLLGLDSW
- a CDS encoding alpha/beta hydrolase, giving the protein MRRVLAGFLLVVGCEVGWAQSTSWPAGAEHAVVTLWPQGAPGPNTTTGPEAETSTAASPQMAGRWVARVGNVSVPSLTVYEPKGAGNGAGVVVFPGGAYKILAMDLEGTEVCEWLNSRGVACFLLKYRVPETGPYPKSDEALEDAQRAVGLVREHAAEWKVDAKKIGVLGFSAGAHLAASVSTHYGTRLYARVDAADERSCRPDFAVVVYPGYLADPENGMKFSADIPVTRDTPATFLVQAEDDTVHVENAVEYFLALKGAGVPAELHVYAEGGHGYGLRRTKLPVTGWPDLVDEWMKTIGVTPAGR
- a CDS encoding helix-turn-helix domain-containing protein, producing the protein MKPFLEHIKTSKDSSWVLFDRRLPAIPFEWHYNSEYELTLTLNSRGQRFIGDNISRYDDGDLVLIGPKIPHTWCSSEDVCKEREHQALVLWFSDAFVKGMIDPHVEPRAIRRLLERSSRALTFSEPVRAKAREIICAMVEQRAGPRLTGLLNVLLLLAEDAGSEPLASEANQSESFAEATEERIGRVISHLHAHYRDEMVVERLVKVGALSRSSLHRLFKRQTRMTLGMYVAHLRVGHACALLLNSEKPIAVIADEVGYGNLANFNRQFKGLKGQTPREFRRAFRG
- a CDS encoding bestrophin-like domain translates to MRNPLDYPWLVFVTAFVLLWFAAWMGGWISQRRRDLTDELRTDFGVVLAATLTLLGLIIGFSFSMATGRYDQRKTYEEAEANAIGTEYVRADLLPAAERAEVRALLRQYTDLRIRFYKTRDPGDLRQIDLDTARVQGELWAAASKPAMAQPSPVIALAVGGMNDVLNSQGYTQAAWWNRIPVAAWCLMFAIAIFCNGLLGYGARQMEPRLFMVLPVVVAVAFFLIADIDSPRGGVIRVHPQNLESLRAGLGAE